The window GCTAATCGCGAAACGTTTGAGCAAGGTAGAGTTTTTCCGCGAGCATACGATTGCGACCCCGGCTTTCATCCTCTTGCAACGTGCATTCTAGGCACCAGTGAAATGTGAGCTAGTCTCCAATTCCTGTACCACCAACGGCATGACTTAAGATGCGGCGGGTAGGCTGTCCTGGTCAGCCATTGACGATTAGCGTGACAGCGCTGTTCCCTCAGTCGCCGTTCAGTATTGTCGATGCGGCGCATCCAACCTCTGACTTTGGCGTTCGAAACGGAATGGTTATAAAAAATGCCATGCGTGTTTCTGTCCACCGCACATTGAGCGTCGCGCCAATGCCCATTGTGGCCTGCGTCGACATCATCTGCTACTTCGCTTTCGCTGTGGACGCCCTCATCCGAACTTCTTGGACCGGATGGACCTTTCCATCGATGTGCAGCTGAGCTTCCATAAATCCGGTTCCTTTTGGCAGCCTAATATCCGTCAACTCGACCTGGGTTGGGACGTCGTCAAATTCCTTGACGATCGTTTTGTCCATCCAAATGAACTTCACCGTGGCGGCCTGCCCATAATGTCGTCGATGCGGAACGATCGAAATATCGAAGCGATCGATCTGTCCGGGGTTGCTCATTCGCCATCGGCCATAGTTGTTGGGACGCCACCCCGTCTTGTCACCCCACCAGTCTTGCCAGGTAAATCGGAAGTCTAGTTTCTGCTCAGGATTCAGTTCGGTGGGATATGGCATACCGTCATTACGCCGCAGTTGAGCCGTTACGTCGTCGAACCACGTTTCGTATTCTCGAACGAAAGCCTTGACCATGTCCGGATGTTTGTCGGACTGGTCCTGCGTTTCGCCAGGATCCTGTTTGATGTTGTAAAGCTCAAAACCTGTTGGCCCGCCTCGATTACCGACCACTTTCCACGGTCCACGACGCACCATGCAGTTTTCGTACTTCGGAGGGACATTCGCGCGGTTATGCTGCATGAAGAGATAACGCTGTTGGAATTCCTGCGTTTCGCCATGCAGCAGACCGAGGATGCTCTCGCCATCGACCTTTACGTCGGCGGGCAAGCCAATTCCGCAAGCATCTGCCAGGGTCGGAAGCAAATCGATGTGCATCGCCGGAGTATCGAACTTACGCCCGCCGTCGAGTGTTTGGGGCCACTGAATCACAAATGGAGAGCGGATACCGTTTTCGTAAACGCTACCTTTTTTGGCCCTCAATCCGGCAGTGAAATAGGTCGAGTTCGGACCGTTGTCGCTCATGAAAATGATGATCGTGTTCTCACGCAGGCCCATTTTCTCCACGGCTTCGAGCAGGCGTCCGAAGGCACCGTCGAATTGAGTAATCATCCCGTAGATCGGCGCGACCCAGTCTCGTCCATTGGGATCTCGAAGGTCCTGTTTGTCGTACTCCGCACGAAATTCATTCGCGACGTCGAATGGCGAGTGAGGAACGTTGAGTGGCAGGTAGCAAAAGAACGGCTGCTCACCCGAATCCTTCATGAATTGAATGGATTCGTCGATGAAGACATCTGTGCAGTAGCCTTTGGCTTTCTTAAAAGTGTCGTTGTACTGCAGCGTCGGATCCCAATAGGTGTTGCCAGGGTAGTCGGCAAATTGCCCGATGCCGCCACCGCCATGAACGACGACTTTTTGAAAGCCTTGGTCCTGGGCACGCATCGGAAAGTTTTCACCCAGATGCCACTTGCCGAAAATGCCAGTGCGGTAACCAGCGTCCGCAAAGACTTCCGCAATGGTCGTCTCCTCCGGATTCATGTTGGACCGCCCAATGTACGTGTCGTGCGCTCCGGTTCGAAAATGATATCGCCCCGTCATCAGCGACGAACGTGTCGGCGTGCACATTGGCGAGACGTAGAAGTTCGTCAGCTCTGTTCCCTCGGCGGCAAACCGATCGAGATTGGGAGTTTTCAAGACCTCATTCCCATGGAATCCAACTTCCGCCCAGCCCTGGTCGTCAGTCATCACCAGAATGACGTTAGGCCTGGACTCGGCGGCAACCGCTAACGTCATGCTCGAAAGCCAGGCCACGATCCAGGCGATGCTCTGAATGCTCATATTGATTTCAATTCCCATCTATTTTCCACGTTTCGATGCCGGTTCGGAGCCCGCTGTCTGAGAGCATTTTACGCGAGTTACGTCCGATTGTCGTGTGGTAGCCGGCCCCCTGTATGGCGAGGTCCAGCCAGGCTTACTTATCGTGCCGACGTGGCTTCGTTGCATCAATCTTCATAAACGCCTGTGCCTCCTCAAAACTGATGTCGCGGTAGAGTACGAATCGGTCGATCTGAAGCAACGCGGAACGTCCTGACAGTTGCAGCTTGTACTCGCCGGGTTCAGCAAACGTGACGTTGAGCCATGAGTGATAGTGATCCGGCTCCAGAACCCCGTTCATACCAAACACGACTTTGCTTCGACCGTAGAACTTATGGAATCCGGTAACCCGGCCTTTCGCCATTTGCACGGCATCGGGGAAGTTGATCCACACGTCGTTTGACTTGTCGCCCTCCGCCGCGGCAGGCTGACGCATGAACCACTTGACGGTATACGACCCTGGCGTTTCGATCGTTAGCGGAACTTCGATTGTCTGTTGAGCGTCGACCGCATCGTACTTATTCGGTCCTGCGTACTGGATGTAGCCCCCCCCGAACGCGTCGTCGGATTCGACCTTCTCCCACTCCCCTCCGAGCATGAATTGCTCGGCTTCGACAATCAGCAACTTGCCCGCCTGCACAGCCTGGGCAAGTTCCGCCTGCAGGTCACGTGCAACTCCAGGCAACTGCGTTTCTCCGTCAACGACGTTGCTGTTCGGTATACCGCTTCCCAAGAGGGCTTCAAACTTCGCGGGGCTGCCGTTTGCATCTCCTAGCAACAGCCAATAGAGCATCCCTGCGTCGGAGATGTCCGCCTTGCCTCCAGAATGGGCCTGCATGCGCTCATAGATCCAGCGCACATTGGGGTCGCGATGATCTCGCATCCAATGCCAGGGAGAGAAGTCTCTCTCTGAGTTCCAAAGAACCTCTGGATCCCAATGACCGTTCTGGTCCTTGATTCGTTGATACTTCATCAATCCACCGCTGTAGTCGATCGCTTGTTGGAGTGTGTGATGCGACGGTCGACGCAAGTGATCATCGTTGTACCCGCTGTGGGAAACGATATAGACATGCGTCAACGCAGCGCCATCTCCTTGATCGACAACTTCTTTCACGACTTGGTAGAAGAACTCGGCAGGGCCCATGTGAACAAAATAGAGTGGATCATCTACCGTCGACTTCGCGAGCTCTGCTTTTAAGTGATCCTGAGCGCCATTCAAATCTTTCGTTACATCAAAGAATAGACCCGGAGCGAATCCCCAACGCTGTACCGCCCCGTCGACACCAATCTTCATCTGGTTCTTTTCGTCTGGCCCAGGGGGTGCTGCGATAAAATTGTTGTAAGAGTAATGAACAAGCTTGTCTCGCATCTTCAATTTGGCAAGAATCGCTAACGCGGCGGGAGTGGCGCCCCAGTCATCCGGGTCACCAGTTTTCCAATGATGCCCCTGGTCAGGTGCGCTGTTGCCGTCGGCACTAACCGCGATTCGGTTCTCCTTGTACTCCCAAGATTGGGAGAATGCTTCGTGAGATGTTGAACCAAACAGCACTAACAGCAACAAACCACCGCTGGCGTTTCGACGACTAAAATACGACATAACATTTAGATCCACATTTAAAACTATTGAAAGCGAACGCGATCTGGATTCGGCCCAGTTGAATTGCTAACCGGTTAGTACTTTTGGGTCTGTAAGAGACACGACCATGGCTTCAATTGAAGCATAGTGTTTATGATGCATTTCCTATCCAATACTTCTTTTGCCTCGATTCGGTCGTTCGCTAAAACTGAAAAGCAAGTAGCATACCTGTGGGGCGGCCACATGCATCTCGGGAATGGCAAGTATAGGCGTCTGACATGAAGCCAACGTGAAACCCGAATCGATTTCTCGGAAAATTTGGCCACGGGAGGATACTAGTTCAATTTCATGTTAAATTAAGGTGAGGTTGCTAGAATCGGTGTTGTGTGCAGTCTCGTTTGGCTCTCGGGGTTGCGAGATGTTGCGAACGGCTCAATGCAGTTTACGCAGTGGATGACGCACTGAGCGGTTCGGCGGGGGCAGTGCTGCTCACAGCGTGGCGTTGCCCAGCGAAGCCGGGCGGGCGACGCTCTAAGGTGGCTCGTCTACGCTGTGCGGTCTTGACAATCATCAAACACCAGCCAGCCACATTCTGTGAGGAACTTTCACGTGCTACAAATCTCCACGATTCTTATTGCCTTGAGCTTGGCTGCTTCCGAAACGCCTGCCAGGTGGGATTTCGAAGCAGACGAAGTCGGAAGTCAGCCACAAGAGTTCTATTGCATTGAGACGAATGAGGCGCCGCACGCGAAGTGGGAGATCGTCCGTCACGATGGTGATCAAGTCCTGGCACAGCTGGACGTCCACAAGAAGGATGGGCCTAGTCCTTAATCAAGCGAAGCTTGATGAAGGTTTCGCGGTTGGCTGCGGAGTTTCTCGGCGCGCAGCTCCCACCGCCCCAGCGACGCTGGTGGTGAATTTTGGTGGGTGAGTTGCTCATCGTCGAGTGGCTTTTTTGGGTTAGGCGTTGACGGCGGTATCAGTGCATCCAGACACTGACTTCGTTGAGACCACGCCCGTCAGCAACGCAGCGGACGACGGATGTTGGAATTAATTAGCAGTAGAACATCAACCGATGGCCGGTAGCTCAGCAAGCGGTACACCAAGGTCCGACTGCGGCGGATGATTTGAGCAGGGACCATCAAGATGCGGTCGCGGAAGGTTCGGAAGTCCATCCCGATCACGCGTGATTTTGTCGCTGCTTGATCGATACGTTCTTGCTCCGTCCCGCTGGGCTTGATCAGCAGACCTGACCAAACTTTTAAATTCCAAGCCAATGATGCGATCACCATGTAGGCCCAGTTGCTTGTCAGATCGCTCAGCGGTGCGCTCAGGCAACACTGCTTCAGTTGGGCGATGTTGTTCTCTTGATCGCATCGTGCGTTGGCGTCGACGACCACCTGGCGCGGCGACTTCATCTTCTTCGTCGCGTTAGTGATGTAGAAAAAGTAGACCGGCTGTTCCTTATCGAACAACCTCATCTGCCCGCGAGTCAAATGTACTTCTTTGTGAAGCACCACCACGCGGTAGGTCCTGTTGCACTTGCCCGGTTGATAGTCGAACTCAGCGATTCGTTCGCTGGCAAGTTTCTTGTTGAGGTAGCCATTCCTGACGACGATCTGTTCTTTAAATCGAGGCCGCCGTGCCCGTGGTTTCTCCACCGCCGGCTTCTGGCTACGCCTTCGTTTCATCGCCTTCCACGCCGAAGAGTCAAGGTTTTCAGCAATTTCGACCAATTTGGGCATCGCGTCGATACCAAAGACAAACTCGACGTTGTCAGCATCCCAACGATCGAAATTTTCGGTCAACGCGAAGTCGGTGTCACCTCGCAGCACGATCTTGCGGAAGCCTGCGTCGCGGCAACGCTGGACGGCCAAATCAAAATAGAATGCAGAGTTCTCGTGGCTGGGGCGGTTGCCGCTGCGGTTGGCGATAAACAGTGGCTCACGCGTGTTGGCTAACGTCACCACCAGCGGATGGTAGCCCCACTGGCCTTTGTAGTTGATGCCGATGCCCTGCTTTCGTTCGCCCGAAGTTTCGACCTGGGTTCCGTCGGCTTCGATGACGGCGCAGTCGAAGAACTCATCGGACTGCTGTTTCCAAACTTTCTCACGGACACGATTGAAGGCACTCATCAAGCTGAGCACGTGTCTGTCATTGAACCGGCGACAGAAGTCACCTGCGGTGGTTGGGTCAGGAATGCGATGGGCGCCGACCGCGTTGAGATAAGCTTCATCCTGTCGCCGGTCTTCGAGGTGATCCAAGCAGTTGCCACCGGCAAGAAGATTCAGCGAAATATTTAGAACGTGATCGGCCTCATCGTAAGGGAGATGCATTTTGAATAACTTAATGGCGCGGTTGATTTCGCCCCGCAGATCGAGTTGCTTGGTGAGCTGCAGCATCGCCCCGATGCCACCGGCCGCGATCGCTTGCTGCTTCTCGGCGAGTTCATAACTGATAGCAGGCGGTGTGATCATTGGCGACGACCAAGGCCCCTCAAACTTATCGATTCGGCGTCGCATTTTTCGCTTGCGTTCTTTGACTTTTCGTCGTAGCTTAGCGTTCACTCGAAACCCTCGTTTGCGTGCGTGGATGGAAGGGGTAGTAACCTCCAATACACGCGTAAAACGCCGAGGGTTTTCGAGTTTTTCAGTTAAATAGAAAATCAAGCTTCGCTTGATTAAGGCCTAGTTTTGTGGCAACGCAGCGAAATCGATTTCCGGTTGGGCACCACTCGATGCGCGTTCAAACGTTTGGTCGAGCGCAACCTGGTCATCGAAAAAACCGCAATTGCGAAGGAAGAAGCTTGCCTGCTTGCTGCCGCCCGCATAGTCGAGTCGTTGCCGGGCCCGCGCGGTGTTGTCGCCGGTGAACTTCATGCTGGTGATCTCGTGCCACTTTCCGGCGGTATCACGCACCCACTGATTACCGTAGTGGGCCGAACGCTCGGCGTTTCCATATTCAGGGGAAAAGTTTTCTAGGAACGAATGGAACCCGGTGAGATGTTTGTCAGTCTTAGGGCGTTGGAAGCTTGCAATCAGCCGCCATTCACCTGCGGCTTTGTCGCCGAACCAAGACGTATAGTGTGTGTTGCCATCGCCGTCGGGAGTAACCTTGGTCAAGAATCGATAGGTCGCCCCAGCCTGCCAAGGATAGATCATGTAGCTTTGGCCCCCTGAGCCTTCGTTCCCGAAATCCTGCGCTCTCACATCGGTACCTTTCGCAAGCGTGCGGATCCGATCCTCGTCAGGAATTTCGTTGGGGTTGTCGGTATGAAAGGGGCTCCATACCGAAAACAACACGCGTCGCTCGGTATTGCTGTTGACCTGCATGCCGAAGTAACCCTCCCCAAAACCGTTGGCCATGAAGTATGAACCAATCGCATCCTGACCCGCCGGTACCGTGATCTCGCTGTAGGCATAGGTGACGTCGGTGTCTTTGGGGAGGTGGTAATGCAGATGTACCGATGGACCGCGGCGGCCCCAGTAAAACATGTTCCCCTTGTTGCTCTGGACAAAATCGAGCTTCATACCATCGGTATCGGAACGGACAATCAAATCGCTGATCTCCGTAGCAGAAGAGGCGTCTGCCTCGTCACGACTGAGGTCGATACGAACATATCCCGGCTTGGCAATGGCCACATCGCCGAGCGAGTAGGTTTGAAGCTGGGAATCGTTCAGCCGTGTCGATAGCAACGTATCGCCCACTCTCGCCTGGATACTGGATTGGCCGTCAACGCTACGACCCTTGATAGCTAGTTCCACTTGGCCAGGGCGATCGACGTGGAAATAGACCGAGTAAACGCGGTCGCCTCGGATCCGCAACGCCCCGTCGGTGAGAGGCAGGCGTCTGCCCGAGGGTGGGGCACGGTGAAAAGCGTTCCCCGCCAGCGGCACCGTCCATTCCTCGGCAGCGATTGGAGTCACCGCCCCTAGTAGGGTCACCATGGCTGCCGTGAAAAAGGAGTTAGTAGTCAGCATCGTCACGTGGTCTCCAGAGAGTTAATAGCGAGTTTGATATGAGGGAGCATTGCCCCGTCGCGGACCGCTCCCCTCGCCCATGGAAGTGCTCCTCCGCTGGATTCTACTTGAGTGGCCGAGCGTCCCCGCTCAATCCACGAATCCATTGCTAGCTCTCGATCTTACAGCTCTTGAGGAATTCGGGTCAGCCGCAGCCGTGTGGATGCCAGCTGCTACACCCTTAGTCAACTGTTATGCTAGCAGGCGTGCCCGCAGATGCCGCTGTCGATCGACAAGTCTGACCTTCCGCCCACACATCTCTCGCTGGGGCGGGTATCATGGAAGACTTCCACTTTCCTGCAACACGCTCAAGTCACCGATGGTGTGCAATGACTTTTTTTAAACAGATCCCCCTCGCACTCCTAACTCTCGCTCTGCTGTCGGGGGCCACGACGGCAACGGCGGCGGAGGCCACCAAGCCGAATTTCGTGTTTCTCCTGGTGGACGATTTAGGTTGGGGCGATTTTGGTTGTTATGGCGCGGAGTTTTACGAAACACCCCACATTGATCGATTGGCGAGTGACGGAATGCTGTTCACCAACAGCTACGCGGCCTGCACGGTCTGTTCCCCCAGTCGGGCGGCGATTCTAAC of the Allorhodopirellula heiligendammensis genome contains:
- a CDS encoding arylsulfatase, which codes for MSIQSIAWIVAWLSSMTLAVAAESRPNVILVMTDDQGWAEVGFHGNEVLKTPNLDRFAAEGTELTNFYVSPMCTPTRSSLMTGRYHFRTGAHDTYIGRSNMNPEETTIAEVFADAGYRTGIFGKWHLGENFPMRAQDQGFQKVVVHGGGGIGQFADYPGNTYWDPTLQYNDTFKKAKGYCTDVFIDESIQFMKDSGEQPFFCYLPLNVPHSPFDVANEFRAEYDKQDLRDPNGRDWVAPIYGMITQFDGAFGRLLEAVEKMGLRENTIIIFMSDNGPNSTYFTAGLRAKKGSVYENGIRSPFVIQWPQTLDGGRKFDTPAMHIDLLPTLADACGIGLPADVKVDGESILGLLHGETQEFQQRYLFMQHNRANVPPKYENCMVRRGPWKVVGNRGGPTGFELYNIKQDPGETQDQSDKHPDMVKAFVREYETWFDDVTAQLRRNDGMPYPTELNPEQKLDFRFTWQDWWGDKTGWRPNNYGRWRMSNPGQIDRFDISIVPHRRHYGQAATVKFIWMDKTIVKEFDDVPTQVELTDIRLPKGTGFMEAQLHIDGKVHPVQEVRMRASTAKAK
- a CDS encoding IS1380 family transposase; amino-acid sequence: MNAKLRRKVKERKRKMRRRIDKFEGPWSSPMITPPAISYELAEKQQAIAAGGIGAMLQLTKQLDLRGEINRAIKLFKMHLPYDEADHVLNISLNLLAGGNCLDHLEDRRQDEAYLNAVGAHRIPDPTTAGDFCRRFNDRHVLSLMSAFNRVREKVWKQQSDEFFDCAVIEADGTQVETSGERKQGIGINYKGQWGYHPLVVTLANTREPLFIANRSGNRPSHENSAFYFDLAVQRCRDAGFRKIVLRGDTDFALTENFDRWDADNVEFVFGIDAMPKLVEIAENLDSSAWKAMKRRRSQKPAVEKPRARRPRFKEQIVVRNGYLNKKLASERIAEFDYQPGKCNRTYRVVVLHKEVHLTRGQMRLFDKEQPVYFFYITNATKKMKSPRQVVVDANARCDQENNIAQLKQCCLSAPLSDLTSNWAYMVIASLAWNLKVWSGLLIKPSGTEQERIDQAATKSRVIGMDFRTFRDRILMVPAQIIRRSRTLVYRLLSYRPSVDVLLLINSNIRRPLRC
- a CDS encoding DUF3472 domain-containing protein; the encoded protein is MLTTNSFFTAAMVTLLGAVTPIAAEEWTVPLAGNAFHRAPPSGRRLPLTDGALRIRGDRVYSVYFHVDRPGQVELAIKGRSVDGQSSIQARVGDTLLSTRLNDSQLQTYSLGDVAIAKPGYVRIDLSRDEADASSATEISDLIVRSDTDGMKLDFVQSNKGNMFYWGRRGPSVHLHYHLPKDTDVTYAYSEITVPAGQDAIGSYFMANGFGEGYFGMQVNSNTERRVLFSVWSPFHTDNPNEIPDEDRIRTLAKGTDVRAQDFGNEGSGGQSYMIYPWQAGATYRFLTKVTPDGDGNTHYTSWFGDKAAGEWRLIASFQRPKTDKHLTGFHSFLENFSPEYGNAERSAHYGNQWVRDTAGKWHEITSMKFTGDNTARARQRLDYAGGSKQASFFLRNCGFFDDQVALDQTFERASSGAQPEIDFAALPQN